The nucleotide sequence TGAACAGTTAAGCCAGAAGGTCCAGGAGGCGGTGGAAAAGCGCCGCGCCCAGGAAGAAAAAATTGAAAAAGCCCGGATGGAAAAAGTTGTATCCACCCGGGGTATCTAACAGTCAGGATACGCTGCCATGTCTGATTCAGCAAACATCCCGAAAGACTGTATCCATCTTTTGCTTGTGGATGACGAGGAGGGTTACGTCAATGTCCTGGCCAACCGTCTTGGAAAACGGGGCATGGATGTGGCAAAAGCCTACTGCGGTGCCGATGCCCTCCAGGCCGTGCGTTCCAGGGATTTTGACGTGGTGGTGCTGGATCTGAAGATGGAAGACATGGATGGTCTGGAAGTTCTTCAGATTTTAAAGCAACTGGATAAGGGTATGGAGGTGATCATGCTCACCGGCCACGGATCCCAGGCAGCGGCCCGGGCCGGACTGGAGCACGGAGCTTTTGATTATCTGACCAAACCCTGCGAACTCGATGAGTTGCTGGACAAAATCCGGGATGCCTGTGTGCACAAGAAAAATAAGAAAGATCAAAAATAAGATTTGCGTGCATTCAGAATGACAATTACAGCCCCGGCTGCACCGAAAAAGGCAGGCGGAATCGATAATGGATGAACCGGCCATTGCGGACAAGGAGCCGAATATGTTTTTCAAATCCAATATATTCAAACTGGGCATGGCCATACTGCTCGGTGTCATCGTGTTGTTGCTGCCCCGACCGGAAGGGACCCAGTTCCGGATAAACGGAGATCCCGGTCAGCAGGTTCTGGCAGCGGTTGACAGCCATTTTTCCCTCGCAGCCGCCAAAAAGCTGAAGCAGGGCGCCTATATTCTGAAAGTCCGGCCGGAGCAGCCCATTGAAAACCCGGGGGTCCATCTCAATGAGCAGTTGAAGAAAATGGATCTGGAGGGAGTTTCCATGGACTATGTGGACGGGCTTGCGCCAAAGGGAAAACGATTTCTGGCCATGCTTGCGGGACTGATCTTTTTATTCATCGTGGAGCCCATCCCCCTGGAAATTACGGCCATATTGATCGGCGTGTTTCTTGTGATCATGGGCGTTTCCGGCGTCGAAGGCGCTTGGGCGCCCTACATGCATCCGGTGGTCCTGTTTATCATGTGCTGCCTGATTTTTGCCATTGCCCTGGACAAGGCCGGGATCACCAGGCGGCTGGGCATGTTTATCATCAAAAAGGCCGGCACCAGCGTGACCCGGTTTACCTTTATTATTGCCATCGGACTGGGGCTGGCGTCATCCTTCATGCATGATGCTGCTGCCTGCGCCGTGGGCATTGTCACCATGCTGCCGCTGATGCGGGCAGCCGGCATTGATCCCAACACCCGGACCGCCCGCTTTATGATGCTGTCTCTGCCCTTTGCCTGTTCAGCCGGCGGAATGGGTTCCCTGGTGGGCGGCGGACGCAATATGGTGGCCGCTGCCTTTTTAAAGGAATTTACCGGCATTGAGCTGACCTTTTTCGACTGGATTCTTTATGCCATGCCCGCGGCGATGCTAACCGTGCCCATTGCGGTTTTTGTGGTGTATCTGGTCTACCGGCCGGATCCCACCATTGCGCTGCCCAAATTCGATGAGGAGATGGGGCCCTGGACCCGACATGAAATTGTTACCCTGATCATTGTGGGCCTGGCGTTTCTGACCTGGTTGACCAAGGGGATTCACGGAATACACTACTCCATTACCGGTATGCTGGCCGTGGCCCTGCTGGCGGTGACACGCTGTCTTACGTGGGAGGACATCAATGACAACCTGGAATGGGGCACGGCCCTGTTTATTTTCGGCGGTGGTATTTCCCTGGGGTTGGCCATGGGCTATTCCGGGGCCGGCGAGTTCTTCGCCAACCTGTTTTTCCCGCTGATTCAGGGCAAGGGCTGGCTGGTGATGTTTATCGGGGTGGGCGTGTTCGGGGCCATTGTCACCAATGCCATGGCCAATGTGGCAGCCGCGGCCCTGATTCTGCCCATCGTCATTCCCATGGCTCAGATGGAGGGCGTGGATCCCAGGGTACTGGCCCTGTGCCTGGGAATGGCTTGTTCGTTTGCTTACCTGCTGGTGATCGGGTGCCCGCCCAATGCCATTGCCTACAGTTACCGGTATTTCAAATCATCTGACCTGACCAGGCTGGGTCTGGTTGTCATGCCGATTCTGCTGAGCGTTCTGGTTTTGGTGGCCGCGGTCTGGTGGCATATTCTGGGGCTTGTATAATATATTGGGACAAGGCATCATGACAGATTCCGGCCAAAAACAGGACAAGGAAGGCATTCGTGCTCTGCTGGTGGATGACGAGGTTGATTTCCGGAGCACGGCAGCCAAGCGGCTCAACAGACGGGGTATTGAAGTGGCTCAGGCCGGCACCGGCGAAGAGTGCATCGGGTTGCTGGAATCCGGTTCCGATCGGGTGGTGGTGCTGGATGTCAAAATGCCCGGCATGGACGGCATTGAAACCCTGGGGGTGATCAGGGAGCGTTTCCCGGAAACCGAGGTCATCCTGCTCACGGGCCATGCATCCGCCCGGGACGGGGTGGAAGGAA is from Desulfosalsimonas propionicica and encodes:
- a CDS encoding SLC13 family permease, with amino-acid sequence MFFKSNIFKLGMAILLGVIVLLLPRPEGTQFRINGDPGQQVLAAVDSHFSLAAAKKLKQGAYILKVRPEQPIENPGVHLNEQLKKMDLEGVSMDYVDGLAPKGKRFLAMLAGLIFLFIVEPIPLEITAILIGVFLVIMGVSGVEGAWAPYMHPVVLFIMCCLIFAIALDKAGITRRLGMFIIKKAGTSVTRFTFIIAIGLGLASSFMHDAAACAVGIVTMLPLMRAAGIDPNTRTARFMMLSLPFACSAGGMGSLVGGGRNMVAAAFLKEFTGIELTFFDWILYAMPAAMLTVPIAVFVVYLVYRPDPTIALPKFDEEMGPWTRHEIVTLIIVGLAFLTWLTKGIHGIHYSITGMLAVALLAVTRCLTWEDINDNLEWGTALFIFGGGISLGLAMGYSGAGEFFANLFFPLIQGKGWLVMFIGVGVFGAIVTNAMANVAAAALILPIVIPMAQMEGVDPRVLALCLGMACSFAYLLVIGCPPNAIAYSYRYFKSSDLTRLGLVVMPILLSVLVLVAAVWWHILGLV
- a CDS encoding response regulator, which encodes MSDSANIPKDCIHLLLVDDEEGYVNVLANRLGKRGMDVAKAYCGADALQAVRSRDFDVVVLDLKMEDMDGLEVLQILKQLDKGMEVIMLTGHGSQAAARAGLEHGAFDYLTKPCELDELLDKIRDACVHKKNKKDQK